In the genome of Polaribacter atrinae, one region contains:
- a CDS encoding Rne/Rng family ribonuclease, whose product MKTELIIRSNSSDIDFALLRDGKLIELNNETSDNKFSVGDIFLAKIGKVLTGLNAAFVNVGYPKDGFLHYHDLGAQVNSLNSFIKKVSTGKYKEFTLKSFQKEEDINKDGSINQVLKTGQNLLVQIVKEPISTKGPRLSSELSIAGRYLVLVPFSNRVSVSQKIADPKEKERLKRLAKSIKPKGFGVILRTVAEGKKVAELDKDLQNSLERWVRMCKSIPNTNTPTKILSELNRASSILRDVMNDSFTSIVTNDETLKEEIKEYLQEIYPEKEKIVKLHRSETPIFEKYGIERQIKTSFGKTVSMSKGAYLVIEHTEALHVIDVNSGNRSNKAGSQEDTALEVNLISATEIARQLQLRDMGGIIVVDFIDMHKAENRNKLFQHLKDQMALDRTKHKILPPSKFGLVQITRQRVRPELSIKTTEANPNKNGEVEAPIVLLDKIEADLEKFMSTSKGGKIQLNVHPFIASYLTKGVNSIRFKWYLKHKKWITIIPRDAYTYLYYKFKTK is encoded by the coding sequence ATGAAAACAGAATTAATAATTCGTTCAAATTCATCTGATATTGATTTTGCCTTATTAAGAGATGGAAAACTTATTGAATTAAATAATGAAACTAGTGATAACAAATTCTCGGTTGGCGATATATTTTTAGCCAAAATAGGAAAAGTTTTAACTGGTTTAAATGCAGCCTTTGTAAATGTAGGATACCCAAAAGATGGGTTTTTACATTATCATGATTTAGGTGCGCAAGTAAACTCATTAAATTCGTTCATTAAGAAAGTAAGCACAGGTAAGTATAAAGAATTCACTTTAAAGAGCTTCCAAAAAGAGGAAGACATTAACAAAGACGGTAGTATTAACCAAGTACTAAAAACAGGGCAAAACCTGTTAGTACAAATAGTAAAAGAACCAATTTCTACAAAAGGACCACGATTAAGTTCTGAGTTGTCTATAGCAGGTAGATATTTGGTTTTAGTTCCTTTTTCTAACCGAGTTTCTGTTTCTCAAAAAATAGCAGACCCAAAAGAAAAAGAACGTTTAAAAAGATTAGCAAAAAGCATTAAACCAAAAGGGTTTGGTGTTATTTTAAGAACTGTTGCCGAAGGCAAAAAAGTAGCAGAACTAGATAAAGATTTGCAAAACTCATTAGAACGTTGGGTAAGAATGTGTAAAAGTATACCAAATACAAACACACCAACAAAAATTTTAAGCGAGTTAAACAGAGCATCATCTATTTTAAGAGATGTAATGAATGATTCTTTTACTAGTATTGTAACAAATGATGAAACTTTGAAAGAAGAAATAAAAGAGTATTTACAAGAAATTTATCCTGAAAAGGAAAAAATTGTAAAATTACACAGATCTGAAACTCCTATTTTTGAAAAATACGGAATAGAAAGGCAAATTAAAACATCGTTTGGAAAAACAGTTTCTATGAGTAAAGGTGCCTATTTAGTTATAGAGCACACAGAAGCATTACATGTTATTGATGTAAATAGCGGAAATCGTTCTAATAAAGCTGGTTCTCAAGAAGATACTGCATTAGAAGTAAATCTAATTTCAGCTACCGAAATAGCACGACAGTTACAACTGCGTGATATGGGAGGAATTATAGTTGTAGATTTTATTGATATGCACAAAGCAGAAAACAGAAATAAACTGTTTCAGCATCTAAAAGATCAAATGGCTTTAGATAGAACAAAGCACAAAATATTACCTCCAAGTAAATTTGGATTGGTACAAATTACAAGACAAAGGGTAAGACCAGAGTTAAGTATAAAAACTACCGAAGCCAACCCAAACAAAAATGGAGAAGTAGAAGCACCTATTGTTTTGTTAGACAAAATAGAAGCAGATTTAGAGAAATTTATGTCAACCTCTAAAGGAGGGAAAATACAGTTAAATGTACACCCTTTTATTGCATCTTATCTAACAAAAGGAGTCAATTCTATACGTTTTAAATGGTATTTAAAACACAAAAAGTGGATTACAATTATACCTCGTGACGCTTACACATACTTATATTATAAATTTAAAACTAAATAG
- a CDS encoding HU family DNA-binding protein — MTKADIVSKISDKSGIEKTDVLATVEAFMTEVKDALENGDNVYLRGFGSFIIKTRAEKTGRNISKNTTIKIPAHNIPAFKPAKTFTEGVKSKVVVK; from the coding sequence ATGACGAAAGCAGATATAGTATCAAAAATTTCAGATAAATCAGGAATCGAAAAAACAGATGTATTAGCAACTGTAGAAGCATTCATGACTGAAGTGAAAGATGCATTAGAAAATGGCGACAACGTTTATTTGAGAGGTTTTGGTAGTTTTATTATCAAAACAAGAGCAGAAAAGACTGGTAGAAATATTTCTAAGAATACTACAATTAAGATTCCAGCACACAATATTCCAGCCTTTAAACCGGCAAAAACTTTTACTGAAGGAGTGAAAAGTAAAGTAGTAGTAAAGTAA
- a CDS encoding carboxypeptidase-like regulatory domain-containing protein: MKKIVMATCLLLASFIEVNGQSIVTGIVLENNSKKPIKGVLVTLKSTAISQTTDLKGNFILKNFQNGKAILELKLVGYETQNIPIELFGETLDLGKIFLYKEVVENQDLSLITLTDDELNDDASSADNISGLLQASKDIFLRTAAYEFSSSFFKIKGLDSGNGKVLINGIEMNKIYDGRAQWGNWGGLNDVLRNQEFRNGLTPSDVTFGGLLGATNMNTRASEQRPGLRFSYSSSNRSYQHRMMATYSSGMLKNNWAFTFSGSRRVGNEGFNDATSYNAYSFFASIEKKLNDKSSINFTGIFTPNRRGKSSPNTQEVYDLKGIKYNDYWGFLNGNKTNSRIKEVSEPILMLNHYWNLSEKTSINTNVAYQFGRIGNSRIDYNGGANPSAAYYQKLPSYFLRYDDFEGAYDAENNFINDGQINWNQIFDANRTNNDSGLENAYVLYEDRNDDNQFTINSILNTEVNNHISVNGKVEYKQLRSHNFATVIDVLGGDGYLDIDPFGATEEEKQNDLLNPNRIVGKGDVFKYNFNLNTTIIAAFTQAQFRYNKTDFYAALNVSSTTHQREGLYKNGSFSENSLGMSELQKFMNYGFKTGVTYKITGRHLIDINAAYITTAPTTRNTFSNSRENNNVVLDLQSEKTLSTDISYVFRSPIITSKVTAYYTSIKDATEISFYFADGVGGDNTAFVQEILSGISKKHLGLEVGLEAQVTSTLNLKGAAAIGQFTYDNNPNLYLTTEADTESLSAGFVNGFKDFGTTNLQNYKLAAGPQNAYSVGFEYRDPSYWWGGATLNFFSNTFIDISPLNRSRNFYTDDDGLPFLEYDNEVAKELLIQEKFDDYSVVNLVGGKSFLINGYYISVFATVNNLLNKTYKSGGFEQGRNANYRQLLEDKSLDKPVFGNKYWYGRGATYFMNVSVSF, translated from the coding sequence ATGAAAAAAATTGTTATGGCAACTTGCTTGTTGTTAGCTTCTTTTATTGAGGTTAATGGACAAAGTATAGTTACGGGAATTGTTTTAGAAAACAATTCTAAGAAACCGATTAAAGGTGTTTTAGTCACCTTAAAAAGCACTGCTATAAGTCAAACTACAGACTTAAAAGGGAATTTTATACTCAAGAATTTTCAAAATGGAAAAGCTATTTTAGAATTAAAATTGGTTGGGTATGAAACTCAAAACATCCCAATCGAACTTTTTGGGGAAACTTTAGATTTAGGAAAAATATTCTTGTACAAGGAGGTTGTAGAAAACCAAGATTTAAGTTTAATTACACTTACAGATGATGAGTTAAATGATGATGCTAGTTCTGCAGATAATATTTCTGGATTACTACAAGCGTCTAAAGATATTTTTCTTAGAACTGCCGCTTATGAATTTAGTTCGTCTTTTTTTAAGATAAAAGGACTGGATTCCGGGAACGGAAAAGTACTCATTAACGGCATAGAAATGAATAAAATCTATGATGGAAGAGCGCAGTGGGGAAATTGGGGAGGATTGAATGATGTGTTGAGAAATCAAGAATTTAGAAATGGCTTAACACCTTCTGATGTTACTTTTGGAGGGCTTTTAGGAGCTACAAATATGAATACTAGAGCTTCTGAACAAAGACCTGGGTTACGTTTTTCTTATTCTTCCTCAAACAGAAGTTATCAACATAGAATGATGGCAACCTATTCTAGCGGAATGTTAAAAAACAACTGGGCTTTCACTTTTTCAGGTAGTAGAAGGGTTGGAAACGAAGGTTTTAATGATGCTACTTCTTACAATGCATATTCCTTTTTTGCATCCATCGAGAAAAAATTAAATGACAAAAGCAGTATTAATTTTACAGGAATTTTCACTCCAAATAGAAGAGGTAAATCATCACCTAATACACAAGAAGTGTATGATTTAAAAGGTATAAAATACAATGATTATTGGGGTTTTTTAAACGGAAATAAGACAAATTCTAGAATTAAAGAAGTCAGCGAACCTATTTTAATGTTAAACCATTATTGGAATCTTTCCGAAAAAACATCTATAAACACAAATGTTGCATATCAATTTGGAAGAATTGGTAATAGTAGAATAGATTATAATGGAGGTGCTAACCCGAGTGCTGCTTATTATCAAAAATTACCAAGTTATTTTTTAAGATATGATGATTTTGAAGGTGCTTATGATGCAGAGAATAATTTTATAAATGACGGACAAATAAATTGGAATCAAATTTTTGATGCAAATAGAACAAATAATGATTCAGGCTTAGAAAATGCCTATGTTTTGTATGAAGATAGAAACGATGACAACCAATTTACAATAAATTCCATTCTAAATACAGAGGTAAATAATCATATTTCTGTTAACGGAAAAGTTGAATACAAACAACTACGTTCTCATAATTTTGCAACTGTTATCGATGTATTAGGAGGAGATGGATATTTAGATATTGATCCTTTTGGTGCAACGGAAGAAGAAAAACAAAACGATCTTTTAAATCCGAATAGAATAGTTGGGAAAGGAGATGTATTCAAGTATAATTTCAATTTAAATACAACCATAATAGCTGCTTTTACACAAGCACAATTCAGATACAATAAAACAGATTTCTATGCCGCTCTAAATGTTTCTAGTACAACACATCAGCGAGAAGGTTTGTATAAAAACGGAAGTTTTTCTGAGAATTCTTTAGGAATGTCGGAGCTACAAAAATTCATGAATTATGGTTTTAAAACGGGAGTAACTTATAAAATTACAGGCCGTCATTTAATAGATATAAATGCTGCATATATAACTACTGCGCCTACCACCAGAAACACCTTTTCTAATTCTAGAGAAAATAACAATGTGGTTTTAGATTTACAAAGTGAAAAAACGCTTTCTACGGATATCAGCTATGTTTTTAGAAGTCCGATTATTACCTCTAAAGTAACCGCATATTATACGTCTATAAAAGATGCTACAGAGATTTCTTTTTATTTTGCTGATGGTGTTGGAGGCGATAATACCGCTTTTGTACAAGAAATTCTAAGCGGAATTAGTAAAAAACATTTGGGTTTAGAAGTAGGGTTAGAGGCTCAGGTTACATCAACCTTAAATTTAAAAGGAGCCGCTGCTATTGGTCAATTTACGTATGATAATAATCCTAATTTATATTTAACAACAGAAGCAGATACGGAATCTTTATCAGCAGGTTTTGTAAATGGATTTAAAGATTTTGGTACTACAAACCTTCAGAATTACAAATTAGCTGCTGGACCTCAAAATGCGTATTCCGTAGGGTTTGAATATAGAGATCCGTCGTATTGGTGGGGTGGGGCAACACTTAACTTTTTTAGCAACACATTTATAGATATTTCCCCTTTAAATAGATCTCGAAATTTTTATACTGATGATGATGGATTGCCCTTTTTAGAGTATGATAATGAGGTAGCCAAAGAACTTTTAATTCAAGAAAAATTCGATGATTATTCTGTTGTAAATCTGGTTGGAGGAAAATCTTTTCTCATTAATGGTTATTACATCAGTGTTTTTGCAACCGTAAATAATTTATTAAATAAAACGTATAAATCTGGCGGTTTTGAACAAGGAAGAAATGCCAATTACAGACAATTATTAGAAGATAAGTC
- a CDS encoding DUF4302 domain-containing protein yields the protein MKKYIKKSFAFLLLIVMATSCIDNTEEMVFEESSSERIQNAISEYKELLISSENGWVVEYYVGVDQSYGGYNFVMKFNEDLTANVVMELGFDDPQSNMYNVIASGGPVLTLNTYNWLTHFFANPSSTNADGFEGDYEFFLLSSTEDTITMKGKKFGNIMKMIKLTETPEEYLTKVTGINDYLSAASGFINIDGTVSPISLSGRHVVLPSEDLDVAFIYTDNGIKLYETTIINGNEVSDFTLDTEADQLVSLDGSTIIELATFPVDMAQDWFIEDVTDANNVSTSFYNSFVDVYNVNYATWGEILSTKILIGNTTIGGLTEQAILFRSGNYSAQYIISFSPVYGGSNQIAMSKVEPGLNWTFYTQLEPLLDLIIGGSPYTTELNSEDNPTEVKYVSNADADFWFVIKL from the coding sequence ATGAAAAAATATATAAAAAAATCATTCGCTTTTTTGCTGTTAATTGTAATGGCAACTTCTTGTATTGATAATACTGAAGAAATGGTGTTTGAAGAGTCTAGCTCTGAGAGAATACAAAATGCAATTAGTGAGTACAAAGAATTGTTAATTTCTTCAGAAAACGGTTGGGTTGTTGAATACTATGTTGGAGTGGATCAATCTTACGGAGGTTATAATTTTGTTATGAAGTTTAATGAAGATTTAACAGCAAATGTAGTAATGGAATTAGGTTTTGATGATCCTCAATCTAATATGTATAATGTTATTGCTTCAGGAGGACCTGTTTTAACTCTTAATACATATAATTGGCTTACGCACTTCTTTGCTAATCCAAGTTCAACGAATGCTGATGGGTTTGAAGGTGACTACGAATTTTTCTTATTATCTAGTACAGAAGATACTATTACTATGAAAGGGAAAAAGTTTGGAAACATTATGAAAATGATAAAGCTTACCGAAACTCCAGAGGAATATTTAACGAAAGTTACAGGGATTAATGATTATTTATCAGCTGCATCTGGTTTTATAAATATAGATGGTACTGTAAGTCCTATTAGTTTAAGTGGTAGACATGTTGTTCTTCCGTCAGAAGATTTAGATGTAGCTTTTATTTATACGGATAATGGTATTAAACTTTATGAAACAACCATTATTAACGGTAATGAAGTTAGTGATTTTACTCTAGATACAGAAGCAGATCAATTAGTTTCTTTAGATGGTAGTACAATAATTGAGTTAGCTACATTTCCTGTAGATATGGCACAAGATTGGTTTATAGAAGATGTTACTGATGCTAATAATGTTTCTACAAGTTTTTATAATTCTTTCGTTGATGTTTATAATGTCAATTATGCTACTTGGGGAGAGATTTTATCTACAAAAATATTAATTGGAAATACAACTATCGGTGGATTAACAGAGCAAGCTATATTATTTCGTTCAGGTAATTATTCTGCACAATATATTATATCTTTTTCTCCTGTTTATGGAGGTTCAAATCAAATAGCGATGTCTAAAGTAGAGCCAGGTCTTAACTGGACTTTTTATACTCAGTTAGAACCCTTACTTGATTTAATCATAGGTGGGTCACCTTATACGACAGAATTGAATTCTGAGGATAACCCAACAGAGGTTAAGTATGTAAGTAATGCTGATGCAGATTTTTGGTTTGTAATCAAATTATAA
- a CDS encoding endonuclease/exonuclease/phosphatase family protein, giving the protein MSKKIFFIFIFSLTITVCNSQKNGKKYNIRTVAFYNLENLFDTINDVNKNDEASPIMELKSNRSKVYWDKIEKLSSTIAQIGADKTNTSPAIIGVSEVENLSVLEDLIHSKHLIKNDYGIIHYNSPDKRGIDVAFLYQKKYFNPIHHEAFNPKIFKDNYPVYTRDQLLVSGYLDDELIHIIVNHWPSRRGGEAASRPNREKAAYQNTKIIEQVRKQDTNAKILIMGDFNDDPNNSSFKNVLKTKSRKKEVTEGDLYNPYEDMFRRGFNTLKYRDKINLFDMIFFTSPLLDKGEKDFSTYKMFKAMIFNKRFLTTKKGKYKGYPFRSFSGGNYTGGYSDHYPVYLYLIKEAK; this is encoded by the coding sequence ATGAGTAAAAAAATATTTTTTATTTTTATTTTTTCGCTAACAATTACGGTTTGTAATTCTCAGAAAAACGGAAAAAAATATAATATTAGAACCGTTGCTTTTTACAATTTAGAAAACTTATTTGACACAATTAATGATGTAAATAAGAATGACGAAGCAAGTCCGATAATGGAGTTAAAATCGAACAGATCTAAGGTTTATTGGGATAAAATTGAAAAACTAAGCAGTACGATTGCTCAAATTGGTGCAGACAAAACAAATACAAGTCCTGCTATTATTGGTGTTTCTGAAGTAGAAAATTTAAGTGTTTTAGAAGACTTAATACACTCTAAACACTTAATAAAAAATGATTACGGAATTATACATTACAATTCTCCTGATAAAAGAGGGATAGACGTTGCATTTTTATATCAGAAAAAATACTTTAACCCGATACATCACGAGGCATTTAATCCGAAAATATTTAAGGACAATTATCCCGTTTACACTAGAGATCAGTTATTAGTTTCTGGTTATTTAGATGATGAGTTGATACATATTATTGTAAATCATTGGCCTTCTAGAAGAGGTGGTGAAGCTGCAAGCAGACCTAATAGAGAAAAAGCTGCTTACCAGAATACTAAAATTATAGAACAAGTTAGAAAACAAGATACCAATGCTAAGATTTTAATTATGGGAGATTTTAATGATGACCCTAATAACTCTAGCTTTAAAAATGTTCTAAAAACTAAAAGCAGAAAAAAAGAGGTAACTGAAGGAGACTTATACAATCCTTATGAAGACATGTTTCGTAGAGGTTTTAACACCTTAAAATATAGAGATAAAATAAATTTATTTGATATGATTTTCTTTACGTCTCCGTTATTAGATAAAGGCGAAAAAGATTTTTCTACCTATAAAATGTTTAAAGCAATGATTTTTAACAAGCGCTTTTTAACAACAAAAAAGGGTAAATATAAAGGATATCCTTTTAGAAGTTTTTCTGGCGGAAATTACACCGGTGGTTATTCTGACCATTATCCTGTTTATTTGTATTTGATTAAAGAAGCGAAATAG